One region of Quercus lobata isolate SW786 chromosome 2, ValleyOak3.0 Primary Assembly, whole genome shotgun sequence genomic DNA includes:
- the LOC115977864 gene encoding dof zinc finger protein DOF1.6, whose product MPSETSEGKAVTRVHQSLGHPPPPQAQPLPCPRCDSTSTKFCYYNNYNLSQPRHFCKSCRRYWTQGGTLRNVPVGGGTRKAAMTKRSRSATCSSSTSSSSSSSSTVTNSSDAVLGNPAAAAASGLHVENMDLGGGSFNFLLNSQGPSLLGLSGYGLGLGPIPGYDEMGFGLGRGSWTFPEVGDFGGGGSGNGADVASMGFNTWQMNGAEAGGLADSAAAAAAGDSIPGQGLK is encoded by the coding sequence ATGCCATCGGAGACAAGTGAAGGAAAAGCGGTTACGAGGGTCCACCAGAGTTTGGGCCACCCACCACCACCGCAGGCGCAACCGCTACCATGTCCTCGCTGCGACTCGACCTCCACCAAGTTCTGCTACTACAACAACTACAACCTCTCTCAGCCTCGCCACTTCTGCAAGTCGTGCCGGCGTTACTGGACCCAAGGTGGCACCCTCCGCAACGTACCCGTTGGTGGTGGGACCCGCAAGGCTGCCATGACTAAGCGCTCTCGCTCCGCCACGTGTTCCtcttctacttcttcctcttcgtCTTCTTCCTCCACTGTTACCAACAGCAGCGACGCCGTTTTAGGGAAccctgctgctgctgctgcttcgGGTCTTCACGTTGAGAACATGGATTTGGGTGGTGGGAGCTTCAATTTCTTGCTGAACTCGCAAGGTCCCAGCTTGTTGGGCCTGAGTGggtatgggcttgggcttgggcccATACCCGGGTACGATGAGATGGGGTTCGGGTTGGGAAGAGGGAGCTGGACATTCCCTGAAGTCGGTGACTTTGGCGGTGGTGGGAGTGGCAATGGTGCCGACGTGGCCTCTATGGGGTTCAACACGTGGCAGATGAATGGTGCTGAAGCTGGTGGACTAGCTGATTCTGCTGCAGCTGCAGCTGCAGGGGATTCCATTCCTGGCCAGGGTTTGAAGTGa
- the LOC115977868 gene encoding ent-kaurene oxidase, chloroplastic-like: MANITHFLQDFQATPFATSFAVGGLSLLISFFFIRGFRSTKKNEYSKLPPVPVVPGLPVVGNLLQLKEKKPYKTFLRWAEIHGPIYSIRTGASTMVVLNSTHVAKEAMVTRFSSISTRKLSKALELLTSNKSMVATSDYNEFHKMVKKYIIAELLGANAQKRHRIHRDTLIENVSNKLHAHIKNSPLQAVNFRKIFESELFGLAMKQALGYDVESLFVEELEITLSREEIFNVLVSDMLKGAIEIDWRDFFPYLKWIPNKSFEMKIQRLASRRQAVMNSIVKEQKKRIASGKGENCYLNYLLSEVKTLTEKQISILAWETIIETADTTVVTTEWAMYELAKSPNQQDRLYQEIQNVCGTDKITEEHLSKLAYLSAVFHETLRKHSPSPLVPLRYAHEDTQIGGYYVPAGTEIAVNIYGCNMDKNQWETPEEWKPERFLDKKYDPMDMYKTMSFGSGKRVCAGSLQASLIACTSIGRLVQEFEWRLKDGEVENVDTLGLTTHKLYPMQAILKPRN, from the exons ATGGCCAACATTACTCATTTTCTTCAAGATTTCCAAGCAACGCCCTTTGCAACCTCTTTTGCTGTTGGTGGTCTCTCTTTGcttatttccttcttcttcatacGAGGATTTCGTTCAACCAAGAAGAATGAATATTCCAAACTCCCTCCTGTTCCAG TGGTTCCAGGGCTGCCAGTGGTAGGAAATTTGCTGCAACTGAAGGAGAAGAAACCTTACAAGACGTTCTTAAGGTGGGCTGAGATACATGGACCAATCTATTCCATCAGAACTGGTGCTTCCACTATGGTTGTCCTCAATTCCACCCATGTTGCCAAAGAG GCTATGGTGACCAGATTTTCATCCATCTCAACAAGAAAGTTATCAAAGGCCCtagagcttctcaccagtaatAAATCTATGGTTGCAACAAGTGACTACAATGAGTTTCACAAAATggtaaagaaatatataatcGCAGAGCTTCTGGGAGCTAATGCACAG AAGCGACATCGAATCCACAGAGACACTCTGATTGAAAATGTTTCAAACAAATTACATGCTCATATAAAGAACTCTCCTCTTCAAGCTGTGAATTTCAGGAAAATATTTGAGTCTGAACTTTTTGGACTGGCAATGAAACAA GCTTTGGGATATGATGTGGAAtcactttttgtggaagagctTGAAATCACTTTGTCAAGAGAAGAGATATTTAACGTTCTAGTGTCTGACATGTTAAAGGGTGCGATTGAGATTGATTGGAGAGATTTCTTCCCATATCTAAAATGGATTCCAAATAAGAGCTTTGAAATGAAAATTCAGAGATTGGCTTCCCGCAGACAAGCAGTGATGAATTCCATTGTCAAGGAGCAGAAGAAGCGCATTGCTTCAGGAAAG GGAGAAAATTGTTATCTCAATTACTTGTTATCTGAAGTAAAAACACTTACGGAAAAGCAAATTAGCATTTTGGCATGGGAAACTATCATCGAGACAGCAGATACTACTGTCGTTACAACAGAATGGGCCATGTATGAACTTGCTAAAAGTCCAAACCAGCAG GATCGTCTTTATCAGGAAATCCAAAATGTTTGTGGGACTGACAAGATTACTGAGGAACACTTGTCTAAGCTTGCATACTTGAGTGCTGTTTTCCATGAAACTCTGAGGAAGCACAGTCCAAGTCCATTAGTACCTTTGCGATACGCACATGAAGACACCCAAATAGGAGGGTACTATGTTCCTGCAGGGACTGAG ATTGCTGTAAACATATACGGGTGTAACATGGACAAGAATCAATGGGAAACCCCTGAAGAGTGGAAGCCAGAGAGGTTTCTTGATAAGAAATACGATCCAATGGATATGTACAAGACGATGTCATTTGGAAGTGGAAAGAGAGTATGTGCAGGTTCACTTCAGGCATCGTTAATAGCATGCACATCAATAGGTAGGTTAGTACAGGAATTTGAGTGGAGGCTGAAAGATGGAGAGGTGGAAAACGTGGATACTCTTGGACTCACTACTCACAAACTCTATCCCATGCAAGCAATTCTAAAGCCTAGGAATTAA